A region from the Vicia villosa cultivar HV-30 ecotype Madison, WI linkage group LG3, Vvil1.0, whole genome shotgun sequence genome encodes:
- the LOC131660508 gene encoding alanine--tRNA ligase, chloroplastic/mitochondrial: MEGLAVPLPRLLRPLPLPKHAIPISTSNFTSTSTGFISLKQLQLSPRRRRFPLSTPSSHSQPQGEQLTVVAPGNDNSVSGDSIRQRFLNFYASRAHKVLPSASLVPDDPTVLLTIAGMLQFKPIFLGKLPRQVPRATTAQRCIRTNDINNVGQTSRHHTFFEMLGNFSFGDYFKTQAIQWAWDLSTVEFGLPPERLWISVYQDDDETFHFWSQQVGVPVERIKRLGEDDNFWTSGATGPCGPCSEIYYDFHPEKGYDDADLNDDTRFIEFYNLVFMQYNKKDDGSLEPLKQMNIDTGLGLERMARILQKVPNNYETDLILPIIEKASELANVSYGISDDQTKRYLKIVGDHMRAIVFLISDGVVPSNVGRGYVVRRLIRRVVRTSRLLGIKGDGRGDLEGAFLPIIAEKVVELSTHIDADVKNRAPRILEELKREELRFVQTLERGEKLLEEKLADAISSAERNGTVPCLAGEDVFILYDTYGFPMEITKEVAEERGVSIDMNGFDIEMEKQRRQSQAAHNTVKLAIGSGTSIADNVPDTEFIGYDSLYCKAIIASLVVNGDPAVRVSEGSNVEILLNKTPFYAESGGQIGDHGFLYISEGENQPKAVVEIIDVQKSFGNIFVHKGTVHKGVVEVGKQVEATVNVKLRQRAQVHHTATHLLQAALKKVIGQETSQAGSLVAFDRLRFDFNFHRPLLDSELVEIEVLINGWVEDAVLLQTKVMPIADAKREGAIAMFGEKYGEEVRVVEVPGVSMELCGGTHVSNTSEIRGFKIISEQGIASGVRRIEAVAGEAFIEYVNARDSYLKQLCSTLKVKPEEVTARIENLLEELRAARNENSTVRAKAAVYKASVIASKAFLVGNSNQYRILVECLDDVDAESLKSAAEYLMETLADPAAIVLGSCPGEGKVSLVAAFTPGVVKQGIQAGKFIGQIAKLCGGGGGGRPNFAQAGGRKPENLAAALEKAKSELIANLSEKGN, translated from the exons ATGGAAGGTTTAGCAGTTCCACTCCCACGCCTCCTCCGCCCATTGCCGCTTCCAAAACATGCCATACCCATTTCTACTTCCAATTTCACCTCCACCTCCACCG GATTTATTTCTCTCAAACAACTCCAACTATCTCCTCGTCGTCGTCGTTTTCCCTTATCTACGCCATCATCGCATTCCCAGCCTCAAGGCGAACAACTCACCGTGGTTGCACCTGGGAATGATAATTCTGTCAGTGGAGATTCCATACGCCAAAGATTTCTAAATTTTTATGCCTCCCGTGCTCACAAGGTCCTTCCTAGTGCTTCTCTAGTCCCAGATGATCCCACTGTTCTTCTCACTATCGCTGGAATGCTTCAATTTAAGCCTATCTTCCTTGGAAAACTTCCTAGACAAGTCCCTCGTGCTACTACTGCACAAAGGTGCATTCGTACTAATGATATCAACAACGTCGGCCAAACCTCACGACATCATACCTTCTTTGAGATGCTTGGAAACTTTAGCTTTGGTGATTACTTTAAAACACAAGCTATTCAATGGGCATGGGACCTATCTACTGTTGA GTTTGGTTTGCCTCCAGAGAGATTATGGATTAGTGTTTATCAAGATGATGATGAAACTTTTCACTTCTGGTCTCAACAG GTTGGTGTCCCCGTTGAGCGAATAAAGAGGTTGGGCGAAGATGACAATTTTTGGACCAGTGGAGCCACAGGTCCATGTGGTCCATGCTCAGAAATTTATTATGATTTCCATCCTGAGAAGGGATATGATGATGCC GATCTTAATGATGATACACGGTTTATAGAGTTCTACAATCTAGTATTCATGCAATACAACAAAAAAGACGATGGTTCTCTTGAGCCACTAAAGCAGATGAACATAGATACTGGCCTCGGTCTCGAGCGCATGGCTCGCATTCTTCAAAAG GTTCCAAACAACTATGAAACTGACTTGATTCTCCCCATTATAGAGAAGGCATCTGAATTAGCTAATGtttcatatggaatttctgatgATCAGACCAAGAGGTATCTGAAA ATTGTAGGAGATCACATGCGTGCAATTGTGTTTCTCATCTCTGATGGTGTTGTCCCATCAAATGTGGGGAGAGGTTATGTTGTTCGACGGCTTATTAGAAGGGTTGTTCGCACAAGCAGGTTGCTTGGTATAAAAGGTGATGGTAGAGGAGATCTTGAAGGAGCATTTTTACCTATTATTGCCGAGAAAGTAGTAGAATTAAGTACACACATAGATGCTGATGTGAAGAACAGAGCACCCCGTATCCTTGAGGAGTTGAAGAGAGAAGAGCTTCGATTTGTTCAGACGCTTGAAAGAGGAGAAAAGTTGCTTGAGGAGAAGCTTGCGGATGCTATATCAAGTGCTGAAAGAAATGGAACTGTACCTTGCTTGGCTGGTGAAGATGTGTTTATTTTGTACGATACTTATGGTTTCCCAATGGAAATAACAAAAGAAGTGGCTGAAGAACGTGGTGTGAGTATTGACATGAATGGTTTTGATATTGAGATGGAGAAGCAAAGGCGGCAGTCTCAAGCCGCACACAATACTGTCAAGCTTGCCATTGGAAGTGGGACAAGTATTGCAGACAATGTACCTGACACTGAATTTATTGGATATGATAGTCTTTATTGTAAAGCAATCATAGCAAGCCTAGTGGTAAATGGTGATCCAGCTGTACGTGTTAGTGAAGGGAGTAATGTAGAAATTTTGCTGAACAAGACTCCATTTTATGCTGAATCAGGAGGACAAATTGGAGATCATGGTTTTCTATATATTTCAGAGGGCGAGAATCAACCTAAAGCTGTTGTGGAGATAATTGATGTTCAGAAGTCTTTTGGTAATATATTTGTTCACAAGGGCACAGTCCATAAGGGTGTTGTAGAGGTTGGCAAACAAGTGGAGGCAACAGTAAATGTTAAGTTGAGGCAACGAGCTCAG GTTCATCATACTGCTACTCATTTACTACAAGCTGCACTTAAAAAAGTCATTGGTCAGGAAACCTCTCAAGCTGGTTCTTTGGTGGCTTTTGATCGTCTCAGGTTTGATTTCAACTTCCACCGTCCACTTCTTGACAGCGAGCTTGTAGAAATTGAAGTGCTAATCAACGGATGGGTTGAGGATGCGGTTCTCCTTCAGACCAAAGTGATGCCCATTGCTGATGCAAAAAGAGAAGGAGCAATTGCAATGTTTGGAGAAAAGTATGGTGAAGAG GTACGTGTTGTGGAGGTTCCTGGAGTATCGATGGAACTTTGTGGTGGAACTCATGTCAGTAATACCTCTGAAATTCGtggttttaaaataatttcagaGCAGGGTATTGCATCTGGTGTCAGGCGCATAGAAGCTGTAGCTGGGGAAGCTTTCATTGAATATGTCAATGCCCGGGATTCTTATCTGAAACAGTTATGTTCAACTCTCAAA GTGAAACCTGAAGAAGTAACTGCAAGGATAGAAAACCTTTTAGAGGAGTTACGGGCAGCAAGAAATGAAAACTCGACTGTGCGTGCAAAAGCAGCAGTCTACAAAGCTTCAGTTATTGCAAGCAAAGCGTTTCTCGTGGGGAATTCAAACCAGTACAG GATACTAGTTGAGTGCTTGGATGATGTTGATGCGGAGTCGCTTAAAAGTGCCGCTGAATATTTAATGGAAACGTTAGCAGATCCAGCTGCTATTGTCCTGGGGTCATGTCCGGGTGAAGGGAAGGTTAGTCTAGTGGCTGCTTTTACTCCAGGGGTGGTTAAGCAGGGGATTCAGGCAGGTAAATTTATCGGACAAATAGCAAAATTGTGTGGTGGCGGAGGAGGTGGAAGGCCTAATTTTGCTCAGGCTGGTGGGAGGAAGCCTGAAAATTTGGCTGCTGCCCTCGAGAAGGCTAAATCAGAGCTTATAGCTAATCTTAGTGAAAAAGGAAACTGA
- the LOC131660512 gene encoding endochitinase A2-like, with the protein MSNLTVPIVLLLFIVSCCSAEQCGRQAGGASCPGGLCCSKFGWCGSAPDYCGDGCQSQCSGGGGGGGGGGGGLSSLISSDTFNNILKHRNDNACQGKGFYTYNAFLSAAKAFPNFANKGDTATKKREIAAFLGQTSHETTGGWPSAPDGPYAWGYCFLREQNPSAYCQPSSQFPCASGKQYYGRGPIQISWNYNYGQCGRAIGVDLLNNPDLVATDPVISFKTALWFWMTPQSPKPSCHDVITGGWSPSGGDRAAGRLPGYGAVTNIINGGLECGRGQDGRVQDRIGFYKRYCDIFGIGYGDNLDCYSQRPFGSSLSLSSILPDTVATA; encoded by the coding sequence ATGAGCAACTTAACAGTCCCGATAGTATTACTACTATTTATAGTTTCCTGCTGCTCAGCTGAGCAATGCGGAAGACAAGCTGGGGGTGCTTCATGCCCCGGCGGATTATGCTGCAGCAAATTTGGTTGGTGCGGTTCAGCCCCCGACTACTGCGGTGATGGTTGCCAGAGTCAGTGTAGTGGAGGCGGAGGCGGCGGCGGCGGTGGTGGTGGCGGCCTTTCTAGCCTCATCTCCAGTGACACCTTCAACAACATACTCAAACATCGCAACGATAATGCTTGTCAGGGAAAAGGCTTTTACACCTACAACGCTTTCCTTTCAGCCGCAAAGGCTTTCCCCAACTTCGCCAATAAAGGAGATACCGCCACTAAAAAGAGAGAAATCGCTGCTTTCTTAGGCCAAACTTCTCACGAAACCACCGGTGGATGGCCATCTGCACCTGATGGTCCTTACGCTTGGGGATACTGTTTTCTCAGAGAACAAAATCCCAGCGCCTACTGCCAACCAAGTTCTCAATTCCCATGTGCTTCTGGGAAACAATACTACGGCAGAGGTCCCATTCAGATCTCATGGAATTACAACTACGGACAGTGTGGAAGAGCGATTGGTGTTGACTTGCTCAATAATCCAGACCTCGTTGCTACTGATCCTGTTATATCCTTCAAAACCGCTTTATGGTTCTGGATGACACCTCAGTCACCTAAACCATCCTGCCATGATGTTATCACTGGAGGATGGAGTCCGTCAGGTGGTGATCGTGCTGCGGGGAGACTTCCGGGATACGGAGCTGTGACAAACATCATAAACGGAGGACTTGAATGCGGGAGAGGACAGGATGGTAGAGTGCAAGATCGAATCGGATTTTATAAGAGATATTGTGACATATTCGGAATTGGATACGGAGATAATCTTGACTGTTATTCTCAGAGGCCATTTGGATCTTCACTCTCATTATCATCAATCTTGCCCGACACCGTCGCAACAGCCTAG
- the LOC131660511 gene encoding endochitinase A2: MSKLTIQILVVLFIVSCCSAEQCGRQAGGALCPGGLCCSKFGWCGSTSDYCGDGCQSQCSGSSGGGGSLSNLISSDTFNNMLKHRNDNACQGKGFYTYDAFLSAAKAFPDFANKGDTDTKKREIAAFLGQTSHETTGGWPSAPDGPYAWGYCFLREQNPSAYCQPSSEYPCASGKQYYGRGPIQISWNYNYGQCGRAIGVDLLNNPDLVATDPVISFKTALWFWMTPQSPKPSCHDVITGGWSPSSGDRAAGRLPGYGAVTNIINGGLECGRGQDSRVQDRIGFYKRYCDIFGIGYGDNLDCYSQRPFGSSLSLSSILLDTIAAT; encoded by the coding sequence ATGAGCAAGTTAACAATCCAAATACTAGTAGTACTATTTATAGTCTCCTGCTGCTCAGCAGAGCAATGCGGAAGACAAGCTGGGGGTGCTTTATGCCCCGGTGGATTATGCTGCAGCAAATTTGGTTGGTGCGGTTCAACCTCCGACTACTGCGGTGATGGTTGCCAGAGTCAGTGTAGTGGAAGCAGCGGTGGTGGCGGCTCCCTTTCTAACCTCATCTCCAGTGACACCTTCAACAACATGCTCAAACATCGCAACGATAACGCATGTCAGGGAAAGGGCTTTTACACCTACGACGCTTTCCTTTCAGCCGCAAAGGCTTTCCCCGACTTCGCCAATAAAGGAGATACCGACACTAAAAAGAGAGAAATCGCTGCTTTCTTAGGCCAAACTTCTCACGAAACCACCGGTGGATGGCCATCTGCACCCGACGGTCCCTACGCTTGGGGTTACTGCTTTCTCAGAGAACAGAACCCCAGCGCCTACTGCCAACCAAGCTCTGAATATCCATGTGCTTCTGGGAAACAATACTACGGCAGAGGTCCCATTCAGATCTCATGGAATTACAACTACGGACAGTGTGGAAGAGCGATTGGTGTTGACTTGCTCAATAATCCAGACCTCGTTGCTACTGATCCTGTTATATCCTTCAAAACCGCTTTATGGTTCTGGATGACACCTCAGTCACCTAAACCATCCTGCCACGATGTTATCACCGGAGGATGGAGTCCGTCGAGTGGTGATCGTGCGGCGGGGAGACTTCCGGGATACGGAGCGGTGACAAATATCATAAACGGAGGACTTGAATGCGGAAGAGGACAGGATAGTAGAGTGCAGGATCGGATCGGATTTTATAAGAGATACTGtgacatatttggaattggaTACGGAGATAATCTTGACTGTTATTCTCAGAGACCATTCGGATCTTCACTCTCATTATCATCAATCTTACTCGATACCATCGCAGCAACCTAG